One genomic region from Gemmatimonadota bacterium encodes:
- the gcvT gene encoding glycine cleavage system aminomethyltransferase GcvT — protein sequence MLKRTPLFEEHQALGGKIVPFAGYEMPVQYPEGITAEHEAVRKAAGLFDVSHMGEFFVRGPDALAFIQHLAVNDASRLEPGQAQYSAMCRPDGGIIDDLLVYRYPDHWMLVVNGARRSEDWAWARQQAEAFDVTLEDRSDQIALLALQGPAAPRILGPLTDLDLEAIGYYRFAEGTVDGVPATVSRTGYTGEDGFELYVDEAHAVRLWRRLLEVGAEHGLKPAGLGSRDSLRLELGYALYGNDLDETRNPIEGGLSWIVKFDKGDFVARDVLERVKAEGPAERLVGLRLTERAFPRAGYAVVSEGAEVGTLTSGTLSPTLGEGIALAYVPAALAKAGTELGVRIRGRDFGARVERPPFYRDGSIRR from the coding sequence GCCCTCGGGGGCAAGATCGTCCCCTTCGCCGGCTACGAGATGCCGGTCCAGTATCCGGAGGGCATCACCGCCGAGCATGAGGCCGTCCGGAAGGCGGCCGGCCTCTTCGACGTCTCGCACATGGGCGAGTTCTTCGTTCGGGGTCCGGATGCGCTGGCGTTCATCCAACACCTGGCGGTGAACGACGCCAGCCGCCTGGAGCCCGGGCAGGCGCAGTACTCCGCCATGTGTCGCCCGGACGGCGGCATCATCGACGACCTGCTGGTCTATCGGTATCCGGATCACTGGATGCTGGTCGTCAACGGTGCCCGACGCAGCGAGGACTGGGCGTGGGCCCGCCAACAGGCGGAAGCCTTCGACGTGACCCTCGAGGACCGCTCCGACCAGATCGCGCTCCTGGCGCTGCAGGGGCCGGCTGCCCCGCGCATCCTGGGCCCGCTCACCGACCTGGATCTCGAGGCGATCGGCTACTACCGCTTCGCGGAGGGAACGGTGGACGGCGTCCCGGCCACGGTGAGCCGGACCGGGTACACCGGGGAGGACGGCTTCGAGTTGTATGTGGACGAAGCGCACGCGGTGCGCCTGTGGCGACGCCTGCTGGAGGTCGGTGCCGAGCATGGGCTCAAGCCGGCCGGGCTCGGCTCCCGGGACAGCCTGCGCCTGGAGCTGGGCTACGCACTGTACGGGAACGACCTGGACGAGACGCGCAATCCCATCGAGGGGGGCCTGTCCTGGATCGTGAAGTTCGACAAGGGCGACTTCGTCGCCCGTGACGTGCTGGAGCGGGTCAAGGCGGAAGGTCCCGCCGAGCGGTTGGTGGGCCTGCGGCTGACGGAGCGGGCGTTCCCGCGCGCAGGATATGCCGTCGTGTCCGAGGGTGCCGAAGTGGGCACGCTCACGAGCGGCACGTTGAGCCCGACCTTGGGGGAAGGGATCGCCCTGGCGTACGTGCCGGCGGCCCTGGCCAAGGCCGGCACCGAGCTGGGCGTCCGCATCCGCGGTCGTGACTTCGGCGCCCGGGTCGAACGGCCGCCGTTCTATCGGGACGGTTCCATCCGCCGGTGA
- a CDS encoding MogA/MoaB family molybdenum cofactor biosynthesis protein, with protein sequence MSGVRVALLTVSDGCFHGQRTDESGRVLRDWCDTRGWAVVDQTVVPDETSAIVPRLLTWADRSGVQVVLTTGGTGLAPRDVTPEATAAVVERPAAGIAEALRRAGAQQTRYAPLSRGLVGVRGGCLIVNLPGSPAGVRDGLEVLEGFVDHAGRLIGGDTEHRAGSGA encoded by the coding sequence GTGAGCGGGGTGCGCGTGGCCCTCCTGACGGTCAGCGACGGCTGCTTCCATGGCCAGCGCACCGACGAGAGCGGCCGGGTCCTCCGGGACTGGTGTGACACCCGCGGGTGGGCGGTGGTGGATCAGACGGTGGTGCCGGACGAGACCTCCGCCATCGTGCCTCGTCTCCTCACGTGGGCGGACCGATCGGGTGTGCAGGTGGTCCTCACCACGGGCGGCACCGGGCTCGCCCCGCGGGACGTCACGCCCGAAGCCACGGCGGCCGTGGTGGAGCGGCCCGCCGCCGGGATCGCCGAGGCGCTCCGGCGCGCGGGCGCGCAGCAGACCCGCTACGCGCCGTTGTCCCGCGGCCTCGTGGGCGTGCGCGGCGGCTGTCTGATCGTCAACCTCCCGGGCAGCCCCGCCGGGGTGCGCGACGGGCTCGAGGTCCTGGAGGGCTTCGTGGATCATGCCGGCCGCCTGATCGGCGGCGACACCGAGCATCGAGCGGGCTCCGGAGCATGA
- a CDS encoding sigma 54-interacting transcriptional regulator: MSETVLLSTHRLPVAGELRPVFQKAGYTVELLTPDEDVTGVDDPALLVLTGLEGDRAAALVEQAQALGIPTFAVLEADTLPARTTAEQSGIDELFVPPWTADDVLVIARTTIGRRRLQALTGIVGESAPIQQALERVVQIAPVDSTVLVTGESGTGKELVARGIHALSPRRHKRFIAVNVAALPETLLESELFGHEKGAFTGAIDSRRGFFELADGGTIFLDEIGEMPLQTQTKLLRVLEQREFIRVGGEKPIRVDVRIVAATNQELGRLVALGEFRRDLFYRLNVLSIELPPLRERKDDIPLLVRAFVSEISARHDRPFVGITPEAMGILRAHRWPGNVRELRNLVESMVVLAPGREIRPEDIPDNIRYRRVEPELVEAHLPAPRLETAPVPRPAPELEFIFRTLVELRMDMDDLRRQFELYQEKERVPAAPVAIAPPAPAPEPPPDERVVLYRPGLTMEEMERRAITAALAQHGGNRRRAARELGIGERTLYRKLQKYELEP, encoded by the coding sequence ATGAGCGAGACCGTCCTCCTCTCCACCCACCGCCTGCCCGTCGCGGGTGAGCTGCGGCCAGTCTTCCAGAAGGCCGGCTACACCGTGGAGCTGCTGACGCCCGACGAGGACGTGACGGGGGTCGACGATCCCGCGCTGCTCGTCCTGACGGGCCTCGAGGGCGACCGCGCGGCCGCTCTGGTCGAGCAGGCGCAAGCGCTGGGGATCCCCACCTTCGCGGTGCTGGAGGCGGATACGCTACCGGCACGCACGACGGCGGAGCAGTCGGGGATCGACGAGCTCTTCGTCCCGCCCTGGACGGCGGACGACGTGCTCGTCATCGCGCGCACCACCATCGGCCGCCGTCGTCTGCAGGCGCTGACCGGCATCGTGGGGGAGAGCGCGCCGATCCAGCAGGCGCTCGAACGCGTCGTGCAGATCGCCCCGGTCGATTCGACCGTGCTCGTGACGGGCGAGTCCGGGACGGGCAAGGAGTTGGTGGCGCGCGGCATCCACGCGCTCTCGCCCCGGCGCCACAAACGCTTCATCGCCGTCAACGTGGCTGCGCTGCCGGAGACGCTGCTGGAGAGCGAGCTCTTCGGCCACGAGAAGGGCGCCTTCACCGGCGCCATCGATTCGCGCCGCGGCTTCTTCGAGCTCGCGGACGGAGGCACCATCTTCCTCGACGAGATCGGGGAGATGCCGCTCCAGACCCAGACCAAGCTCCTGCGCGTCCTGGAGCAGCGGGAATTCATCCGCGTCGGCGGCGAGAAGCCCATCCGCGTGGACGTGCGCATCGTGGCCGCAACCAACCAGGAGCTGGGTCGCCTGGTGGCTCTGGGCGAATTCCGCCGCGACCTCTTCTACCGTCTCAACGTGCTCAGCATCGAGCTGCCGCCGTTGCGCGAGCGGAAGGACGACATCCCCCTCCTGGTGCGTGCGTTCGTCAGCGAGATCAGCGCCCGCCACGACCGGCCCTTCGTGGGGATCACCCCGGAGGCCATGGGGATCCTGCGGGCGCATCGGTGGCCGGGGAACGTCCGCGAGCTGCGCAACCTGGTCGAGAGCATGGTGGTGCTGGCGCCCGGACGGGAGATCCGGCCCGAGGACATCCCGGACAACATCCGGTACCGGCGCGTCGAGCCGGAGCTCGTGGAGGCCCACCTGCCCGCGCCCCGTCTGGAGACGGCGCCGGTCCCGCGGCCTGCGCCCGAGCTCGAGTTCATCTTCCGCACGCTGGTCGAGCTGCGGATGGACATGGACGACCTGCGCCGGCAGTTCGAGCTCTATCAGGAGAAGGAGCGGGTGCCTGCCGCACCCGTGGCGATCGCCCCACCGGCGCCCGCGCCCGAGCCTCCGCCGGACGAGCGGGTCGTCCTCTACCGGCCCGGGCTCACCATGGAGGAGATGGAGCGGCGGGCCATCACGGCGGCGCTGGCGCAGCACGGGGGGAATCGTCGCCGGGCCGCGCGCGAGCTGGGGATCGGCGAGCGCACGCTCTACCGGAAGCTGCAGAAGTACGAGCTCGAGCCCTGA
- the yihA gene encoding ribosome biogenesis GTP-binding protein YihA/YsxC: MIIRSVEFVTSVADPATPPPSDLPQIAFSGRSNVGKSSLINTMLGRTRTRVAHVSATPGKTQTLNFFRVNDAFLLVDLPGYGYAKVPRTQREGWAALIDGYLRAEWAPRGIVQLIDIRHDPTRDDLAMIERLGALGLPTLIVLTKSDKVGKERRAQATAEVAARLGVDPGQVLPFSARTGEGKEALLEAVEALLGGGEGV; encoded by the coding sequence GTGATCATCCGCTCCGTGGAGTTCGTCACGTCGGTGGCCGATCCGGCCACCCCCCCACCGTCGGACCTGCCGCAGATCGCCTTCTCCGGGCGCTCCAACGTGGGGAAGTCGTCGTTGATCAACACGATGCTGGGCCGCACCCGCACACGGGTCGCCCACGTGTCGGCCACGCCCGGCAAGACGCAGACGCTGAACTTCTTCCGCGTCAACGACGCGTTCCTGCTCGTGGACCTGCCGGGGTACGGCTACGCCAAGGTGCCCCGCACGCAGCGCGAAGGGTGGGCCGCCTTGATCGACGGCTACCTGCGCGCGGAGTGGGCGCCTCGAGGGATCGTGCAGCTGATCGACATCCGACACGACCCCACGCGCGACGACCTGGCGATGATCGAGCGCCTGGGGGCCCTGGGCCTGCCGACGCTCATCGTCCTCACCAAGTCGGACAAGGTGGGAAAGGAGCGGCGCGCGCAGGCCACCGCGGAGGTGGCGGCGCGCCTGGGGGTGGACCCCGGCCAGGTCCTCCCCTTCTCGGCGCGGACCGGCGAGGGGAAGGAGGCCCTGCTGGAGGCCGTCGAAGCCCTCCTGGGTGGCGGGGAGGGCGTGTGA